In a single window of the Tigriopus californicus strain San Diego chromosome 2, Tcal_SD_v2.1, whole genome shotgun sequence genome:
- the LOC131890979 gene encoding uncharacterized protein LOC131890979 isoform X3, which produces MAESTPRMIMRSEKQAWTKARDDKYDAPANAIALLRTELKREDLNLSILQGLHDTATTHQRELEHRQADLIQCTDEAERSGVINIYNKMIVKNGFIEAKVKKHSVERQLRLRMNYGVDEKITLLTENQTLILRTDSNRTDIDWVSGRFDLDTKNSLFIGGSDNPKYPSMKGCLTQLSVSITEAQVMYGGKIDFTQPGLGLKMFGTSCPEQC; this is translated from the exons ATGGCTGAGTCAACGCCTAGGATGATTATGAGGAGTGAGAAGCAAGCATGGACGAAAGCTAGGGACGACAAATACGATGCTCCGGCCAACGCTATCGCCCTCTTGCGAACGGAATTGAAACGAGAGGACCTTAATCTCTCCATCCTACAAGGACTTCATGACACGGCAACCACCCATCAACGCGAATTGGAACATCGTCAAGCAGATTTAATTCAGTGTACCGATGAGGCAGAAAGGAGTGGTGTAATAAACATTTACAACAAAATGATCG TAAAAAACGGTTTCATTGAAGCAAAGGTGAAGAAACACTCAGTTGAAAGGCAATTGAGGCTACGAATGAATTATGGCGTGGATGAAAAAATTACACTGCTGACAGAGAACCAAACACTTATCTTGAGAACTGATTCAAATAGAACAGATATTGATTGGGTGTCTGGACGTTTCGATCTTGACACCAAGAATTCATTGTTTATAG GTGGAAGTGACAACCCCAAATATCCTTCCATGAAAGGATGCCTGACGCAGTTGTCTGTGTCCATCACCGAAGCTCAAGTTATGTATggtggaaaaattgacttcaCCCAACCCGGCTTGGGtttaaaaatgtttggaacGTCATGCCCTGAACAATGCTAG
- the LOC131892630 gene encoding uncharacterized protein LOC131892630, which produces MSDKEDSVVRPPVLEANTGPMVVSEELSKAKKIMSVVKRSITRQLNLLKDAIHSDNLPSRTLLKLKVKEVEATLARLESTVIALDLAELSEEELDWAHTYLDEERDRVQHATARVTDHIESRADEASISFHTGDTQVRLFRQSLKERHQSEQTEALQRVKEAEERVQEAQDTLIQAKAAENMISDALEEIELGSRAGDFVEPLVTENGTLAGVESGGVTSWMANPELYARLGGGSTGHVKSSIDVKMPIFSGNLLEFQEWSNMFEALIHSTNRSPAEKMGLLKASMSDRCKKLRVGFGNSEAHYHSALRTLHKVFGDDQLLVEAHQRELENLPKVRAKDLESLSDFAFTVQGHVLVIQERVPRSDVIWGQLERTLERKLDHDLFRLWETQVGRTKDKNRIDFFCDWLLSMVRSDQRYHGQALVSGKRTVVQDRNRPSHNHSVNLEPQQCILCSKDHPLVECRDFKIMSYDQRMDFTLKSGLCVGCLKPGHMFRRCRMKKRCSKCNRSHHPLLHNSTHRDELANPHIQEDRVSSNSVSNGQKVVLGVIPIKCSGPKGAWIVNALVDEGSDTTFISENILKKLGFVETGTSRTQLTIHGTTATTSLGSYNATIQVGNPETSETFDLEVKSLPVTCKGLKGINWASLRGRWKHLEDLSLSENDGPVHLLLGLDSGHLIEPLEQRRGQKGEPSAFRTRLGWVCRGPINEQASVSQCRHSNFVQDSNLLLDQHLDQFFATESYGAEGRVASETKMSLQDEYALNMIKENTKKLLYKPGYEVSLPWIPGVSRPENNRQLAEKRLAGLERRFIRNPIFATAYRESMGKTIEKGYAVKISNPRELDHPCQAFLPHHGVWKKNKKDVRVVMDSAAQFKGKSLNDCLMSGPPLQNDLMDVLLRFREGSTAVTGDIEAMFSRIYMHEDDGRYHRFLWRSNIDDPIETFQMSGVVFGDKSSPCLAIHTLLQTAEDTPCREVMLEDNGGGDSSIDLRQNQSISQETHDHPKTRTPSSSVGFSIG; this is translated from the exons ATGAGTGATAAGGAAGATTCTGTTGTCAGACCACCCGTATTGGAGGCCAATACTGGCCCGATGGTGGTCAGTGAAGAGCTTTCAAAAGCGAAGAAGATAATGAGTGTCGTAAAGAGGTCAATCACTCGCCAATTGAACCTTCTCAAAGACGCCATTCATTCGGATAATTTGCCATCCAGGACGCTCCTGAAGCTGAAGGTGAAGGAGGTAGAGGCCACGCTCGCCCGACTTGAAAGTACAGTCATAGCGCTCGATCTCGCCGAACTTTCCGAGGAAGAGCTGGATTGGGCGCACACGTACCTGGATGAAGAGCGAGATAGGGTCCAGCACGCGACGGCTAGAGTGACCGACCACATTGAGTCGAGAGCCGATGAAGCTAGTATCTCATTTCATACAGGAGACACGCAAGTGCGATTATTCAGACAGAGCCTGAAAGAGCGTCATCAGTCCGAGCAAACAGAGGCGCTACAACGAGTCAAAGAAGCTGAAGAGCGTGTCCAAGAGGCCCAAGATACCCTTATTCAAGCAAAGGCTGCGGAGAACATGATTTCAGATGCCTTGGAAGAAATTGAACTCGGATCTCGTGCGGGCGACTTTGTAGAACCGCTTGTTACTGAGAACGGAACCCTCGCTGGGGTAGAGTCCGGTGGTGTCACCAGTTGGATGGCCAATCCAGAGCTATATGCCAGACTTGGAGGAGGAAGTACCGGCCACGTCAAGTCATCAATTGATGTCAAGATGCCAATATTCTCTGGTAACCTCCTCGAGTTCCAAGAGTGGTCGAACATGTTTGAAGCATTGATCCATTCCACCAACCGATCTCCTGCTGAAAAGATGGGGCTTCTCAAGGCATCAATGAGCGATAGGTGCAAGAAGCTCAGAGTTGGATTTGGAAATTCTGAAGCTCACTATCATTCTGCCCTACGCACTTTGCACAAAGTATTTGGCGATGACCAATTGCTTGTTGAAGCCCATCAAAGAGAGCTTGAGAACCTGCCCAAAGTGAGAGCTAAAGACTTGGAGAGTTTGTCAGACTTTGCATTTACTGTGCAGGGTCATGTTCTCGTCATCCAAGAGCGAGTCCCAAGGTCCGACGTTATTTGGGGACAACTGGAACGCACGTTGGAACGGAAATTGGATCATGACCTGTTCCGATTGTGGGAAACTCAAGTCGGCAGAACGAAGGATAAGAATCGGATTGACTTCTTCTGCGATTGGCTCCTTTCAATGGTTCGAAGTGATCAACGATATCATGGACAAGCCTTGGTTAGTGGAAAAAGAACCGTCGTTCAAGACAGGAACCGACCATCCCACAACCATTCTGTCAACCTGGAGCCACAACAATGTATCCTGTGCTCCAAAGACCACCCGTTAGTTGAGTGCCGCGACTTCAAAATTATGTCCTATGATCAGAGAATGGACTTTACCCTCAAATCAGGTCTTTGCGTTGGCTGCTTAAAGCCCGGGCACATGTTTCGCCGTTGCAGAATGAAGAAGCGGTGCTCAAAATGCAATCGTTCCCATCATCCTCTACTCCACAATTCCACCCATCGAGACGAGTTAGCCAACCCTCACATTCAAGAAGATCGTGTGAGTAGCAACAGTGTTTCAAACGGACAAAAGGTTGTTTTAGGAGTGATTCCAATCAAGTGTTCAGGTCCTAAAGGAGCATGGATCGTTAATGCGTTAGTGGACGAGGGATCAGACACGACATTCATCAGTGAGAATATCCTCAAGAAGCTAGGTTTTGTGGAGACAGGCACGTCACGCACTCAATTGACGATCCATGGAACGACGGCGACCACCAGCTTAGGTTCGTACAACGCCACAATTCAAGTTGGCAATCCAGAAACAAGTGAGACGTTCGATCTTGAAGTCAAGTCACTTCCTGTCACTTGTAAGGGTCTCAAAGGGATTAATTGGGCTTCTTTGCGGGGGAGGTGGAAACACCTCGAGGACCTGTCTCTGAGTGAAAACGACGGACCAGTGCATCTGTTATTGGGATTGGACTCTGGACATTTGATCGAACCGTTAGAGCAAAGAAGAGGTCAAAAAGGTGAGCCATCTGCATTTCGCACTCGCCTTGGATGGGTTTGTAGGGGCCCAATCAACGAACAAGCTTCAGTGAGTCAGTGTCGACACTCAAACTTTGTTCAAGACTCCAATCTCCTTTTGGATCAGCACCTCGATCAATTCTTTGCTACAGAGTCGTATGGAGCAGAGGGTCGAGTCGCATCTGAGACAAAGATGAGTCTCCAAGATGAATACGCACTCAACATGATCAAGGAAAATACCAAGAAGCTCCTGTACAAACCCGGCTATGAAGTCAGCTTACCTTGGATACCTGGAGTATCTCGGCCAGAGAACAACAGGCAATTGGCCGAAAAGAGATTAGCAGGATTGGAGCGTCGGTTTATCAGGAACCCCATCTTTGCAACGGCTTACCGAGAGTCCATGGGAAAGACCATTGAAAAAGGTTATGCTGTGAAAATTTCGAATCCACGAGAATTGGACCATCCCTGTCAAGcctttcttcctcatcatggtgtttggaagaaaaacaagaaagacGTACGCGTGGTGATGGACTCAGCTGCTCAGTTCAAGGGCAAGAGCCTTAATGATTGCTTGATGTCAGGACCACCGCTGCAAAATGATCTCATGGACGTGTTGCTTcgattcagagaaggttcaaCGGCAGTAACAGGTGATATTGAGGCCATGTTTAGCCGTATTTACATGCATGAGGACGACGGAAGATACCACCGATTCTTGTGGCGAAGCAACATTGATGATCCAATTGAAACGTTCCAAATGTCTGGTGTTGTGTTTGGAGATAAATCATCACCGTGTCTGGCCATCCACACACTTTTGCAAACTGCAGAAGATACGCCTTGCCGGGAAGTG ATGCTCGAAGACAACGGGGGAGGTGACTCTTCGATTGATTTGCGGCAAAACCAGAGTATCTCCCAAGAAACCCATGACCATCCCAAAACTCGAACTCCAAGCAGCAGTGTTGGCTTCTCGATTGGCTGA